Proteins encoded by one window of Mesorhizobium sp. INR15:
- a CDS encoding NAD kinase yields MSKAASRIAFVSSETTDAKAALESLSARYGQCPVEDAEVVVALGGDGFLLQTLRDTMSTGRKIYGMNRGTIGFLMNEYRSGGLTERIAAAVAETIRPLEMLTVTAEGEEISALAINEVALWRQSYQTAKIRITVDDQIRLEELSCDGVMIATPAGSTAYNLSAHGPILPLDAPLLALTPVSPFRPRRWRGALLSNKATVRFDILEAEKRPVNAAADHTEVKAVTSVTVRESPTATATLLFDPNHSWNERILAEQFRY; encoded by the coding sequence ATGAGCAAAGCCGCCAGCCGTATCGCCTTCGTCTCGTCAGAAACAACCGACGCCAAGGCAGCGCTGGAAAGCCTGTCGGCACGGTATGGCCAATGCCCCGTCGAGGATGCCGAGGTCGTGGTGGCACTTGGTGGTGACGGCTTTCTGCTGCAGACCCTGCGCGACACAATGAGCACGGGCCGCAAGATCTACGGAATGAACCGTGGCACTATCGGCTTCCTGATGAACGAGTATCGCTCCGGCGGCCTCACAGAGCGGATCGCGGCCGCTGTCGCCGAGACCATCCGGCCACTGGAAATGCTGACGGTGACAGCGGAAGGCGAAGAGATATCGGCGCTGGCGATCAACGAAGTGGCGCTGTGGCGGCAATCCTACCAGACCGCCAAGATCCGCATTACCGTCGATGACCAGATCCGGCTTGAAGAGCTGAGTTGCGACGGCGTGATGATCGCGACGCCGGCCGGTTCGACCGCCTATAATCTCTCGGCGCACGGCCCGATCCTGCCGCTCGACGCGCCCCTGCTCGCGCTCACCCCGGTCAGCCCGTTTCGCCCGCGCCGCTGGCGCGGCGCGCTGCTCTCCAACAAGGCGACCGTGCGTTTCGACATTCTCGAGGCGGAAAAGCGGCCGGTAAACGCTGCTGCCGACCACACGGAAGTCAAAGCCGTGACCTCGGTGACCGTGCGGGAATCGCCGACGGCAACCGCAACATTGCTGTTTGATCCCAACCATTCCTGGAACGAGCGCATTCTTGCAGAGCAGTTCCGCTATTGA